A window of the Methyloprofundus sp. genome harbors these coding sequences:
- a CDS encoding argininosuccinate lyase translates to MTTANKDKLSSARFSEATDAFVEVFTASVDFDQRMAQQDIEGSIAHATMLCKIGILTPAERDSIFKGLQQISEEIVRGEFIWSVQQEDVHMNIEARLTELIGMAGKKLHTGRSRNDQVATDIRLYMRAEITAIMEVIERLQHALLDLAEREADTIMPGFTHLQVAQPVTFGHHLMAWFEMLVRDKQRLEDCLKRVNIMPLGAAALAGTSYPIDREMTAELLGFSRPSANSLDSVSDRDFAIEFTAAGSIIMMHLSRFSEELVLWASAQFAFIELPDAFCTGSSIMPQKKNPDVPELVRGKSGRVTGHLMSLLMLMKSQPLAYNKDNQEDKEPLFDTADTLNDCLRAFADMVPHIEAKHDNMFNAAKKGFATATDLADYLVREGMAFRDAHEVVGLAVRLGLDTKRDLSELSLAELQGFSTMIKADVFGVLSLEGSVAARKHIGGTAPDTVRAAIHTARTSLSKV, encoded by the coding sequence ATGACTACCGCCAATAAGGATAAACTCTCCAGTGCTCGCTTTTCTGAGGCTACTGATGCTTTTGTTGAAGTATTCACAGCTTCGGTTGATTTTGACCAACGCATGGCTCAACAAGATATTGAAGGTTCTATCGCACATGCCACCATGTTATGCAAAATTGGTATTTTGACACCGGCAGAACGCGATAGCATTTTCAAAGGCCTACAACAAATTAGCGAAGAAATTGTGCGCGGTGAATTTATCTGGTCAGTGCAACAAGAAGATGTGCATATGAACATTGAAGCACGCCTAACTGAGTTGATTGGCATGGCGGGTAAAAAATTACATACAGGTCGCTCACGCAATGATCAGGTAGCAACCGATATTCGCTTATATATGCGTGCCGAAATCACTGCCATTATGGAAGTCATTGAACGCTTACAACATGCACTACTTGATTTGGCCGAGCGTGAAGCCGACACCATCATGCCGGGCTTTACCCATTTACAAGTAGCGCAACCCGTTACCTTTGGGCATCACCTTATGGCGTGGTTTGAAATGTTGGTACGTGATAAGCAACGCCTAGAGGATTGCTTAAAACGAGTCAATATCATGCCACTTGGCGCTGCCGCATTAGCGGGCACCAGTTACCCAATTGATCGGGAAATGACTGCTGAATTATTAGGCTTTAGTCGCCCTTCTGCCAATTCTTTAGACTCAGTTAGCGATCGTGATTTTGCGATTGAATTTACCGCTGCGGGTAGCATTATCATGATGCATTTATCACGCTTCTCGGAAGAATTGGTACTTTGGGCCAGTGCCCAATTTGCTTTTATTGAATTACCTGATGCATTTTGTACAGGCTCTTCAATTATGCCGCAAAAGAAAAACCCTGATGTACCCGAATTAGTCCGTGGTAAATCAGGACGGGTAACAGGACATTTAATGTCCTTGCTGATGCTGATGAAAAGCCAACCACTTGCTTATAATAAAGATAATCAAGAAGACAAAGAACCCTTATTTGATACCGCCGATACGCTGAATGATTGCTTACGCGCTTTTGCTGATATGGTGCCGCATATCGAAGCCAAACACGATAATATGTTTAATGCTGCTAAAAAAGGTTTTGCCACTGCGACTGATTTAGCTGATTATTTAGTACGCGAAGGCATGGCTTTCCGTGATGCACATGAGGTTGTTGGTTTAGCAGTGCGTTTAGGTTTAGATACCAAACGTGACTTATCAGAACTGTCTTTAGCTGAATTGCAGGGCTTTTCTACTATGATTAAAGCGGATGTTTTTGGGGTATTATCCTTAGAAGGCTCTGTCGCTGCGCGTAAGCATATTGGCGGTACCGCTCCTGATACAGTCCGTGCTGCTATTCATACTGCCAGAACGTCTTTGTCTAAAGTATAA
- a CDS encoding alpha-ribazole phosphatase: MAIITTGVDLLRHGEVQGGNCYRGISDDPLSSTGWKQMTAKIPPQVHWDIIICSPLIRCQAFAESLATKLQHPLISIPALQEIDFGDWEGKTAAQIDANLLEKFYANPTEFTPPNGEHFIDFQQRVLTAWQMLLKQYQGKQICLITHAGVIRIILARVLGIDTQHSFRLKIGHACLSRVECFHDNKSADFIQLVQHG; this comes from the coding sequence ATGGCAATTATAACAACTGGCGTAGATTTGTTACGCCACGGCGAAGTACAAGGTGGTAACTGCTATCGAGGCATCAGCGATGATCCGCTTAGTAGCACAGGCTGGAAGCAAATGACAGCTAAAATACCTCCCCAAGTACATTGGGATATTATTATTTGTTCACCATTGATACGTTGTCAAGCCTTTGCAGAATCGTTGGCCACCAAACTACAACACCCTTTAATCAGTATTCCCGCCTTACAAGAAATTGATTTTGGTGACTGGGAGGGTAAAACTGCTGCACAAATTGATGCAAATTTACTGGAAAAATTTTATGCCAACCCAACCGAGTTTACGCCGCCGAATGGTGAGCACTTCATTGACTTTCAACAGCGGGTATTAACAGCATGGCAAATGCTACTCAAACAATATCAAGGTAAGCAAATATGCTTAATTACTCATGCAGGGGTTATCCGCATTATTCTAGCGCGAGTTTTAGGTATTGACACTCAACATAGTTTTAGGCTGAAAATAGGGCACGCCTGTTTATCACGAGTTGAATGTTTTCATGACAATAAGTCAGCTGACTTTATACAACTAGTGCAGCATGGGTAG